From a region of the Candidatus Tectomicrobia bacterium genome:
- the xseB gene encoding exodeoxyribonuclease VII small subunit has translation MSAARKGGDSKGPEGGPPKSFEEALERLEAIVEELEGGEPPLEKAVGLYEEGVGLFRFCRQQLDAAQKRIEELAGETEDALSLQAFEEDEEEDEEDDES, from the coding sequence ATGAGCGCCGCGAGGAAGGGCGGGGACAGCAAGGGGCCCGAGGGCGGCCCGCCCAAGAGCTTCGAGGAGGCGCTCGAGCGCCTGGAGGCCATCGTCGAGGAGCTGGAGGGCGGGGAGCCCCCGCTGGAGAAGGCGGTGGGGCTCTACGAGGAGGGGGTGGGCCTCTTCCGCTTCTGCCGCCAACAGCTCGACGCGGCCCAGAAGCGCATCGAGGAGCTGGCGGGGGAGACCGAGGACGCCCTCTCCCTCCAGGCCTTCGAGGAGGACGAGGAAGAGGACGAGGAGGACGATGAATCCTGA
- the xseA gene encoding exodeoxyribonuclease VII large subunit — translation MVDLLGPRAAPARPPVLTVSQLNARVKGLLEEEFREVLVEGEISSWRLYPSGHAYFDLKDAASKAGAVMFSGRRRFLRFQPQDGMRVLVRCQITLYERDGRFQICALSMEPLGEGALEVAFRQLHQRLALEGLFDPSRKVPLPERPRRVALVTSREGAALRDMLRVLRESAPIVEVVVVHTRVQGEGAAASVAAALRRADRGLARLGRPADLIIVGRGGGSREDLWAFNEEEAARAVAACETPVLSAVGHEIDTALTDLAADEFASTPTAAAERAARGWLALARDLRRFPLPLARCARARLDAAEERLADLGRERAFRRPEAGLEALAQRMDGLFRRLFRETRHAGRAREAALAAFVPRLQAASPRVRVQACGESLVDRLKRLAAAQARLRERKESALAAQAGRLEGVSPLAVLARGYSLAYRERDGALLREAGQAPPGERVRLRLHRGTLVCRVEESRGEGGTAAPPASPSG, via the coding sequence ATGGTGGACCTCCTCGGGCCGCGGGCCGCCCCCGCCCGGCCTCCCGTCCTCACCGTCTCCCAGCTCAACGCCCGGGTGAAGGGGCTGCTGGAGGAGGAGTTCCGCGAGGTGCTGGTGGAGGGAGAGATCTCCTCCTGGCGCCTCTACCCCTCGGGCCACGCCTATTTCGACCTCAAGGACGCCGCCTCCAAGGCGGGGGCGGTGATGTTCTCGGGGCGGAGGCGCTTCCTCCGCTTCCAGCCCCAGGACGGGATGCGCGTCCTCGTCCGCTGCCAGATCACCCTCTACGAGCGGGACGGGCGCTTCCAGATCTGCGCCCTCTCGATGGAGCCCCTGGGGGAGGGTGCGCTGGAGGTGGCCTTCCGCCAGCTCCACCAGCGCCTGGCGCTGGAGGGCCTCTTCGACCCCTCGCGCAAGGTGCCCCTGCCCGAGCGCCCCCGCCGGGTGGCCCTCGTCACGAGCCGCGAGGGCGCGGCGCTGCGGGACATGCTCCGGGTCTTGCGGGAGAGCGCGCCCATCGTCGAGGTGGTCGTGGTGCACACCCGCGTCCAGGGCGAGGGCGCCGCCGCCTCCGTCGCGGCGGCGCTGCGGCGGGCGGACCGGGGCCTCGCGCGGCTGGGGCGCCCCGCCGACCTCATCATCGTGGGCCGGGGCGGGGGGAGCCGGGAGGACCTCTGGGCCTTCAACGAGGAGGAGGCCGCGCGCGCCGTCGCCGCCTGCGAGACCCCCGTGCTCTCGGCGGTGGGCCACGAGATCGACACCGCCCTCACCGACCTCGCCGCGGACGAGTTCGCCTCCACCCCCACGGCGGCGGCCGAGCGTGCGGCCCGGGGCTGGCTGGCGCTCGCGCGCGACCTCCGGCGGTTCCCCCTCCCCCTGGCGCGCTGCGCCCGCGCCCGGCTGGACGCGGCGGAGGAGCGGCTCGCCGATCTGGGCCGGGAGCGCGCCTTCCGCCGGCCCGAGGCGGGCCTCGAGGCCCTGGCCCAGCGGATGGACGGGCTCTTCCGCCGCCTCTTCCGGGAGACGCGCCACGCGGGCCGGGCGCGGGAGGCGGCGCTGGCCGCCTTCGTGCCGCGCCTCCAGGCCGCCTCGCCGCGGGTCCGGGTCCAGGCGTGCGGGGAGAGCCTGGTGGATCGGCTGAAGCGGCTCGCGGCCGCCCAGGCCCGGCTGCGGGAGAGAAAGGAATCCGCCCTGGCCGCCCAGGCGGGGCGGCTGGAAGGGGTGTCGCCCCTGGCCGTCCTGGCCCGGGGCTACAGCCTGGCCTACCGGGAGCGGGACGGCGCCCTCCTCCGCGAGGCGGGCCAGGCCCCGCCCGGGGAGCGGGTGCGCCTCCGGCTCCACCGGGGGACGCTGGTCTGCCGGGTCGAGGAGAGCCGGGGAGAAGGCGGCACCGCCGCCCCTCCCGCGAGCCCCTCGGGGTAA
- a CDS encoding polyprenyl synthetase family protein: MDAEAYLREWAARVEEELGRRVPERGGAPPEMYRVMRYSLLAGGKRLRPVLCAAGAEAVGGDPGAVLPAACALECIHTYSLIHDDLPAMDDDDLRRGLPTNHKVHGEAAAILAGDGLLTLAFGLMADEEMVRRAGAGRVLEGVRMLAEAAGAPGMVGGQLLDIRAGGKVSAPRELEEIHRLKTGAMIRCSVSLGGLLGGGDAGALRALARYGERAGLAFQIVDDILNVEGSPEQMGKAAGSDAAHGKAAYPALHGLEASKRMAREACEEALAALSPLPGGAPALAGLVRFIVLRRS, encoded by the coding sequence GTGGACGCCGAGGCCTACCTGCGCGAGTGGGCGGCGCGCGTCGAGGAGGAGCTCGGCCGGCGCGTGCCCGAGCGGGGCGGGGCGCCGCCCGAGATGTACCGTGTCATGCGCTACAGCCTCCTCGCGGGAGGCAAGCGCCTGCGGCCGGTGCTGTGCGCCGCGGGGGCCGAGGCCGTGGGGGGCGACCCCGGGGCCGTGCTGCCGGCGGCCTGCGCGCTGGAGTGCATCCACACCTACTCGCTCATCCACGACGATCTGCCCGCCATGGACGACGACGATCTCAGGCGGGGCCTCCCCACCAACCACAAGGTGCACGGCGAGGCCGCGGCCATCCTCGCGGGGGACGGCCTCCTCACCCTCGCCTTCGGCCTCATGGCGGACGAGGAGATGGTCCGCCGGGCGGGGGCCGGGCGGGTGCTCGAAGGGGTGCGCATGCTGGCCGAGGCAGCGGGCGCCCCCGGGATGGTGGGGGGGCAGCTCCTCGACATCCGCGCGGGCGGGAAGGTGAGCGCCCCCCGGGAGCTCGAGGAGATCCACCGGCTCAAGACGGGCGCCATGATCCGCTGCTCGGTCAGCCTGGGGGGGCTCCTGGGCGGAGGGGACGCGGGGGCGCTCCGGGCGCTCGCCCGCTACGGCGAGCGCGCGGGGCTGGCCTTCCAGATCGTGGACGACATCCTGAACGTGGAGGGGAGCCCCGAGCAGATGGGGAAGGCGGCCGGCTCGGACGCCGCGCACGGGAAGGCGGCTTACCCGGCCCTCCACGGCCTCGAGGCCTCGAAGCGCATGGCGCGGGAGGCCTGCGAGGAGGCGCTCGCCGCCCTTTCGCCCCTGCCGGGCGGGGCGCCCGCCCTGGCGGGGCTGGTTCGTTTTATTGTCTTGCGGAGATCCTGA